A single genomic interval of Capricornis sumatraensis isolate serow.1 chromosome 11, serow.2, whole genome shotgun sequence harbors:
- the AGO2 gene encoding protein argonaute-2, giving the protein MDIPKIDIYHYELDIKPEKCPRRVNREIVEHMVQHFKTQIFGDRKPVFDGRKNLYTAMPLPIGRDKVELEVTLPGEGKDRIFKVSIKWVSCVSLQALHDALSGRLPSVPFETIQALDVVMRHLPSMRYTPVGRSFFTASEGCSNPLGGGREVWFGFHQSVRPSLWKMMLNIDVSATAFYKAQPVIEFVCEVLDFKSIEEQQKPLTDSQRVKFTKEIKGLKVEITHCGQMKRKYRVCNVTRRPASHQTFPLQQESGQTVECTVAQYFKDRHKLVLRYPHLPCLQVGQEQKHTYLPLEVCNIVAGQRCIKKLTDNQTSTMIRATARSAPDRQEEISKLMRSASFNTDPYVREFGIMVKDEMTDVTGRVLQPPSILYGGRNKAIATPVQGVWDMRNKQFHTGIEIKVWAIACFAPQRQCTEVHLKSFTEQLRKISRDAGMPIQGQPCFCKYAQGADSVEPMFRHLKNTYAGLQLVVVILPGKTPVYAEVKRVGDTVLGMATQCVQMKNVQRTTPQTLSNLCLKINVKLGGVNNILLPQGRPPVFQQPVIFLGADVTHPPAGDGKKPSIAAVVGSMDAHPNRYCATVRVQQHRQEIIQDLAAMVRELLIQFYKSTRFKPTRIIFYRDGVSEGQFQQVLHHELLAIREACIKLEKDYQPGITFIVVQKRHHTRLFCTDKNERVGKSGNIPAGTTVDTKITHPTEFDFYLCSHAGIQGTSRPSHYHVLWDDNRFSSDELQILTYQLCHTYVRCTRSVSIPAPAYYAHLVAFRARYHLVDKEHDSAEGSHTSGQSNGRDHQALAKAVQVHQDTLRTMYFA; this is encoded by the exons GGAAATAGTGGAACATATGGTTCAGCACTTTAAAACACAGATCTTTGGGGATCGGAAACCAGTGTTTGATGGAAGGAAGAATCTCTACACAGCAATGCCCCTTCCGATCGGGAGGGATAAG GTGGAGCTGGAGGTCACGCTgccgggagaagggaaggaccgCATCTTCAAGGTGTCCATCAAGTGGGTGTCCTGCGTGAGCTTACAGGCGCTACACGATGCACTTTCGGGGCGGCTGCCCAGCGTCCCCTTCGAGACGATCCAGGCCCTGGACGTGGTCATGAGGCATCTGCCGTCCATGAG GTACACCCCCGTGGGCCGCTCCTTCTTCACGGCATCTGAGGGCTGCTCCAACCCGCTGGGCGGGGGCCGAGAGGTGTGGTTTGGCTTCCATCAGTCCGTCCGGCCTTCtctctggaagatgatgctgaaTATCGATG TCTCAGCGACAGCGTTCTATAAGGCACAGCCAGTCATTGAGTTTGTTTGTGAAGTCTTGGATTTTAAAAGTATTGAAGAACAACAGAAACCTCTGACAGATTCCCAAAGGGTCAAGTTTACCAAAGAAATCAAAG GTCTAAAGGTGGAGATAACGCACTGTGGGCAGATGAAGAGGAAGTACCGCGTGTGCAACGTGACCCGGAGGCCGGCCAGCCACCAGAC GTTCCCGCTGCAGCAGGAGAGCGGGCAGACGGTGGAGTGCACGGTGGCCCAGTACTTCAAGGACAGGCACAAGCTGGTTCTGCGCTACCCCCACCTCCCGTGTTTACAAGTCGGACAGGAGCAGAAACACACCTACCTTCCCCTGGAG GTCTGTAACATAGTGGCGGGACAGAGATGTATAAAAAAGCTGACCGACAATCAGACCTCAACCATGATCAGAGCGACTGCCAGGTCAGCCCCCGATCGGCAGGAAGAGATTAGCAAGCTG ATGAGAAGTGCCAGTTTCAATACAGATCCTTACGTTCGTGAATTTGGAATCATGGTAAAAGATGAGATGACAGACGTGACCGGACGGGTCCTCCAGCCGCCCTCCATCCTCTACGGGGGCAGG AATAAGGCGATTGCCACCCCAGTCCAGGGCGTGTGGGACATGAGGAACAAGCAGTTCCACACGGGCATTGAGATCAAGGTGTGGGCCATCGCCTGCTTCGCCCCCCAGCGCCAGTGCACGGAGGTGCACCTCAA GTCCTTCACGGAGCAGCTCAGAAAGATCTCGAGAGATGCGGGCATGCCCATCCAGGGCCAGCCGTGCTTCTGTAAATATGCCCAGGGGGCGGACAGCGTGGAGCCCATGTTCCGGCACTTGAAGAACACGTACGCTGGCCTGCAGCTGGTGGTGGTCATCCTGCCGGGGAAGACCCCCGTTTATG CTGAGGTCAAGCGTGTGGGAGACACGGTGCTGGGCATGGCCACGCAGTGTGTGCAGATGAAGAACGTGCAAAGGACCACGCCACAGACCCTGTCCAACCTCTGTCTGAAAATCAACGTCAAACTGGGCGGCGTGAACAACATTCTGCTGCCGCAGGGGAG GCCTCCAGTGTTCCAGCAGCCCGTCATCTTTCTGGGGGCAGATGTCACTCACCCCCCCGCCGGGGATGGGAAGAAGCCGTCCATTGCCGCC GTCGTGGGCAGCATGGACGCCCACCCAAACCGCTACTGTGCCACCGTACGCGTGCAGCAGCACCGGCAGGAGATCATCCAGGACCTGGCGGCCATGGTGCGCGAGCTGCTCATCCAGTTCTACAAGTCTACGCGCTTCAAGCCCACCCGCATCATCTTCTACCGCGACGGCGTCTCCGAGGGGCAGTTCCAGCAG GTTCTGCACCATGAGTTACTGGCCATCCGTGAGGCGTGCATTAAGCTAGAGAAGGACTACCAGCCAGGCATCACGTTCATCGTGGTCCAGAAGAGACACCACACGCGGCTCTTCTGCACTGACAAGAACGAGCGG GTTGGGAAAAGCGGAAACATTCCAGCAGGCACAACCGTGGACACGAAAATCACCCACCCGACTGAGTTTGACTTCTACCTGTGTAGTCATGCTGGCATCCAG GGAACAAGCAGGCCCTCGCACTACCACGTGCTTTGGGATGACAATCGCTTCTCTTCCGATGAGCTGCAGATCCTCACCTACCAGCTGTGTCACACCTACGTGCGCTGCACACGCTCCGTGTCCATCCCGGCGCCAGCGTACTATGCTCACCTGGTGGCCTTCCGGGCCAGGTACCACCTGGTGGACAAAGAACACGACAG tgCTGAAGGAAGCCATACCTCCGGGCAGAGTAACGGACGAGACCATCAGGCGTTGGCAAAGGCCGTGCAGGTCCACCAGGACACGCTGCGCACCATGTACTTTGCTTGA